In one Pelecanus crispus isolate bPelCri1 chromosome 12, bPelCri1.pri, whole genome shotgun sequence genomic region, the following are encoded:
- the FOXN1 gene encoding forkhead box protein N1 → MVSLLQDQSNIKFSSSDTLERDRQDLMKTQGDSVSPVQQIDNPGYNCQPYESDSRTERKSSESSHSPSPASPAQDQIHGRYPTSQGIHCGKNKFKASFSTEKFRRYSYEESTVGNYDRFLKSSRNPFHPYKRQISEDVFQEAHQALPPEGSPFKNARSIDGFEGLPGSTGPDESESFPTHIPNISTEQPWCNSLQYSNTGQDHGSQVMQDSDIKVRTSPLEGQPGLYCYQPQVQQMYCPSHPFHQYPSGGSYPVTYITSSHYPYQRIAPQSNQESQQPLFPKPIYSYSILIFMALKNSKTGSLPVSEIYNFMTEHFPYFKTAPDGWKNSVRHNLSLNKCFEKVENKSGNSSRKGCLWALNPAKIDKMQEELQKWKRKDPVAVRKSMAKPEELDTLIGDKSEKLRSSIMSCSPTGVASASLSRQMAVQSHSLCEPSLSSGIPQPLHSVHASGALHAKNPLPNLLGGQQTACYTSPQGFPQISSTLMQQSPDPQTLFPSGEAQSELRTQPSITQDSPLPAQTPPICGVKMLTEHSTARTMQDTLMQEGDLSNDIDALNPSLTDFDLQGNLWEELKDDSLAVDPLVLISSSPTSSQCFPSHCQMENSSSSNVNIQNGTPHSTLPDLQLTTLYSAFMELDTVSPAYLSNSGSKPIALM, encoded by the exons ATGGTTTCGCTACTCCAAGATCAATCTAatattaaattttcttcttcgGACACTCTGGAAAGGGACCGACAAGACCTCATGAAGACACAGGGGGATTCAGTATCCCCAGTTCAGCAAATT GATAATCCCGGTTACAATTGCCAACCATATGAGTCagacagcagaacagaaaggaagagtTCAGAGTCTTctcacagccccagccctgcttcccCAGCCCAGGATCAAATTCATGGGAGATACCCTACAAGCCAAGGAATTCACTGTGGCAAGAACAAATTTAAAGCATCTTTCAGTACCGAAAAATTCAGACGGTACAGTTACGAGGAAAGTACCGTAGGAAATTATGACAGGTTTCTCAAGAGCAGCAGAAACCCCTTTCACCCTTACAAGAGGCAGATCAGTGAAGATGTCTTCCAGGAAGCACATCAAGCCCTCCCACCAGAAGGTTCACCCTTCAAAAATGCTAGAAGCATCGATGGTTTTGAGGGTTTACCAGGATCTACAGGTCCTGATGAGTCAGAGTCATTTCCTACACACATTCCGAACATCTCCACAGAACAACCATGGTGTAACAGCCTCCAATACAGCAACACAGGACAAGATCACGGTTCACAAGTCATg caGGATTCAGACATCAAGGTTAGGACATCCCCACTGGAAGGGCAGCCTGGTTTGTATTGCTATCAGCCTCAAGTGCAGCAGATGTATTGCCCCTCACATCCTTTCCATCAG TATCCCTCAGGTGGCAGCTATCCTGTGACTTATATTACTTCTTCACACTACCCTTACCAAAGAATTGCTCCTCAAAGCAATCAAGAATCCCAGCAGCCTCTATTTCCCAAGCCCATCTACTCCTACAg CATCCTGATCTTCATGGCACTCAAAAACAGCAAGACAGGGAGTTTGCCAGTCAGTGAGATTTACAATTTCATGACGGAACACTTTCCTTACTTTAAG acaGCTCCAGATGGCTGGAAGAATTCTGTACGCCACAACTTATCTTTGaacaaatgctttgaaaaagttGAAAACAAATCAGGCAATTCTTCTCGGAAAGGCTGTTTGTGGGCTCTGAATCCAGCCAAAATCGATAAAATGCAGGAGGAGCTtcagaaatggaagaggaaagacCCAGTTGCTGTAAGGAAGAGCATGGCAAAGCCAG aAGAACTTGACACACTGATAGGCGACAAAAGTGAAAAGCTGAGGTCTTCAATCATGTCCTGCAGTCCGACTGGTGTTGCAAGTGCATCCCTTTCCAGACAGATGGCAGTCCAATCCCATTCCTTATGCGAGCCTTCTCTTTCCTCCGGTATACCACAGCCATTACACAGTGTCCACGCATCGGGAGCTCTACATGCCAAGAACCCATTACCAAATTTGCTCGGGGGGCAGCAAACCGCGTGCTATACGTCACCACAGGGTTTTCCTCAAATCTCAAGTACATTAATGCAACAGTCACCTGACCCACAGACCCTATTTCCTTCTGGGGAGGCTCAAAGTGAACTCAGAACTCAGCCCAGCATCACCCAGGATTCTCCACTGCCGGCTCAGACCCCCCCCATCTGCGGTGTGAAGATGCTGACAGAGCACTCTACAGCCAGGACAATGCAGGACACACTCATGCAGGAAGGGGATCTCAGCAATGATATCGATGCCCTTAATCCATCCCTGACTGACTTTGATCTGCAAG GAAATCTTTGGGAGGAGCTGAAAGATGACAGCCTAGCTGTGGATCCCCTAGTTCTCATTTCATCATCCCCAACATCTTCCCAGTGCTTCCCCTCTCATTGCCAGatggagaacagcagcagcagcaacgtCAACATCCAGAACGGAACTCCACACAGCACCCTACCCGACCTACAGCTCACTACTCTTTACTCTGCCTTTATGGAATTGGATACAGTGTCTCCTGCTTACCTAAGTAATTCTGGATCCAAACCTATAGCACTAATGTGA